The following DNA comes from Denticeps clupeoides chromosome 14, fDenClu1.1, whole genome shotgun sequence.
TTTGGAGACACAAATGTCATTGGGCAGTTTGAACATGTTCTCGGGCTCTTCTGGGGTCCCTTATGCTGCTCGGACTCCCCCGCCTTGCTGGCAGTGCAGCACAAGAAACATGTCACTGTGTGGCAGCTTCAGCTGAGCGCCCTGGAGCAGAACAAGCTCCTGTGCACACAGACGTGTGAGATGAGCGAGCCGTTCCCACTGCTCTCCCAGGGCTGCGTCTGGCACCCCAGACTGGACATTCTGGCGGTCCTGACCAAGCGAGACACATCGGTCCTGTTCTCAGTCCGGGTAGACAACAGACGAGTCAAGGCAGACATTAAAGGCAGCGGACTCATCCACTGCGCTTGTTGGACGAAGGATGGGACACGTCTGGTGGTGGCCATCGGGAGCGCCCTGCACTCATACATTTGGAATGACATTCAGAAGAGTTTGGTGGCGTGCTCATTTTGCCCCATCTTTGATGTCGGGGGTTACATCTGTGCCATCGAGTCCACAGACGAGGCTCAGGTGGCCGTCGCCACCGAGCTCCCACTGGACAGAATATGTGGCCTGAACGCAGGCATCGCTTTTGACTTGCCTTCTGAGGCGGAGTCACTGCCTTCACAATCTCCTGTCATGACCGTGGATGAGGAGACTTACCTGGACCCCAGAAGGAGATCCTTTGACTCCGAGAGGTCGTTGCCTATTGGCTTTATTTCCTCACCAGGCCCCATGGACCTGACTCACATTCTGGCAAAACACAGGAAGTCTGATCCCAGTCCTCTCATTCACTTGAGGCGTAAAGATAACGTGACGGGATCCGGACAGGACTCGTCACATCTGATTTTAGTGACCTACGAACGGAAGGTCACAACAACCCGAAAGGTTAGTATTCCGGGCATCCTGGTCCCTGACATAATTGCCTTTGACCCACGGGCTAGCACAGTGGCAGTAGCCTCAAACACGTGCAACATGATCCTGGTGTACTGCATCACTGCCTCGAACATGCCCAACGTACAGCAGATCCATCTGCCCAAAAATGAACGGCCCAAAGGCGTGTGCTTCCTCAGCAACAAGCTGCTGTTGCTCATGGTGGGCCGGCAGAAGTCCAACGACCCGGCCTTCCTGCCCTCCTCAAACACAGACAAGTACATCCTTCGGCTCGTCGCCAAGGAGCTTGTTTACGACGGGGAGGCCGCCTCCCCCTTGCCCCAGAACCCGGTCTTCCCCCTCAATTTCCAAGGGATTAGGCGCCACTCTGAGAACTTCTCCAAGGACGATCGTCTGGGAATAAAGGACCTTATGCTCCCAGGCGGCTCAGTAATCCAGTCTCCCTGCAGCAGGAGGAAGCTCGTCGAGGAAGTGCGGAGCGGCAGCGCCAGCCCTGCGGCTAGCTCGACTGACTTCTCCGATCGGGCCATGTCCAGCACGTCTTCCATCACGGTCGAGTCGTACGACATGGACCAC
Coding sequences within:
- the wdcp gene encoding WD repeat and coiled-coil-containing protein, which translates into the protein MDLGKAKLLRTGLNALHQAIHPLHGIAWTDGKQVCLTSFYFLNGEPKFGDTNVIGQFEHVLGLFWGPLCCSDSPALLAVQHKKHVTVWQLQLSALEQNKLLCTQTCEMSEPFPLLSQGCVWHPRLDILAVLTKRDTSVLFSVRVDNRRVKADIKGSGLIHCACWTKDGTRLVVAIGSALHSYIWNDIQKSLVACSFCPIFDVGGYICAIESTDEAQVAVATELPLDRICGLNAGIAFDLPSEAESLPSQSPVMTVDEETYLDPRRRSFDSERSLPIGFISSPGPMDLTHILAKHRKSDPSPLIHLRRKDNVTGSGQDSSHLILVTYERKVTTTRKVSIPGILVPDIIAFDPRASTVAVASNTCNMILVYCITASNMPNVQQIHLPKNERPKGVCFLSNKLLLLMVGRQKSNDPAFLPSSNTDKYILRLVAKELVYDGEAASPLPQNPVFPLNFQGIRRHSENFSKDDRLGIKDLMLPGGSVIQSPCSRRKLVEEVRSGSASPAASSTDFSDRAMSSTSSITVESYDMDHINRMATLAVAGQASRESSRPCSPRYELSEKLHSDPTLPKDSGLPRDKASDQLGQNMERIFARFAEVQNSLMEIRDFAQNGRKGTGSYPSVSEPPYVSVTCQKQLSENVFIDERRPVLLCDGKLCLRVIQDLFGLTVMEMMHGPLWIVLVADAEGFIPLTFKPKEELTIRNGKRKSPLRPPGTIEDLIPEDLPTFTSEN